In one window of Leptospira sp. GIMC2001 DNA:
- the mreC gene encoding rod shape-determining protein MreC, translated as MLWEKIAKNREFASLLFVTVFSITSLVWNGNFLVSGIAGFQRVGDFFSGSLDAFGGLFKGAYTKLESFEKVREERDSCLNVMEDYYKLNQELERLKSENSVLRRELTFVPRTDFPTVRAEILSVRLNTIYRTIIIDKGSSSGIQAYMPVVTRTLDDKGRFIEALVGKVIAVGTSTAVVQPIINSNFSMGVAIPGTSLWASLSGNSGKGTEAILEFIDSGIVIDPKVFGSFPMGPASAPGPHSTVMPEGYSKIGKAVYTSGGSGVFPEGIPVGIITEEGPREGSFKTAYLKPFVQFDKLEYVTILKKNPDRWIEEWPAERSIKIDNPYLGELNYPEDERKKEKALEKQKLNPNSNGATNTNGTTNSSGQNSTQGSKPNSGTTTKPATTSGTTKPVDKPENSSEPAPTPKVESGGDNP; from the coding sequence ATGCTTTGGGAAAAAATAGCTAAAAATCGAGAATTCGCCTCACTCCTTTTTGTAACAGTATTCTCTATCACTTCTCTCGTCTGGAACGGCAATTTTCTAGTCAGTGGTATTGCAGGCTTTCAACGTGTTGGAGATTTTTTCTCTGGATCGCTGGATGCTTTCGGTGGTCTATTCAAAGGCGCCTATACAAAGTTAGAGTCCTTCGAAAAAGTACGTGAAGAAAGAGATTCTTGCCTCAATGTAATGGAAGACTATTACAAATTGAATCAAGAATTGGAGCGCCTCAAATCAGAAAACAGCGTCCTTCGCCGTGAACTAACATTTGTTCCAAGGACAGATTTCCCAACCGTCCGAGCAGAAATTCTATCTGTTCGTTTGAATACAATTTACAGAACGATCATTATCGACAAAGGATCTAGTTCAGGAATCCAAGCCTATATGCCTGTCGTCACAAGAACATTAGATGACAAAGGACGATTCATTGAAGCACTTGTCGGTAAAGTAATTGCCGTTGGAACTTCCACGGCCGTTGTGCAACCAATCATCAACTCCAACTTTTCCATGGGTGTTGCAATTCCTGGAACTTCCCTATGGGCGAGTCTTTCGGGCAATTCAGGCAAAGGAACAGAAGCCATTCTAGAATTTATTGACTCAGGAATTGTAATCGATCCAAAAGTATTCGGATCTTTTCCAATGGGACCCGCATCTGCACCCGGTCCACATAGTACTGTCATGCCAGAAGGCTATAGCAAAATCGGTAAAGCGGTGTATACATCTGGTGGGTCTGGAGTTTTTCCGGAAGGAATTCCTGTTGGTATCATAACAGAAGAAGGCCCAAGGGAAGGATCATTTAAGACTGCTTATTTGAAACCATTTGTGCAATTTGATAAATTAGAATATGTTACAATTCTTAAGAAAAATCCTGATAGATGGATTGAAGAATGGCCAGCGGAAAGATCCATCAAAATCGACAATCCTTATCTAGGTGAACTCAATTATCCCGAAGATGAGCGCAAAAAGGAAAAGGCTCTCGAGAAACAGAAGTTGAATCCAAACTCGAATGGTGCAACTAACACAAACGGGACAACCAATTCAAGCGGACAAAATTCCACTCAAGGCTCTAAGCCCAATAGCGGAACGACCACCAAACCAGCAACCACCTCAGGAACCACAAAACCCGTTGATAAACCTGAGAATAGTTCTGAACCAGCCCCGACTCCCAAGGTGGAATCAGGAGGTGACAATCCATGA
- a CDS encoding rod shape-determining protein — protein sequence MIFDKLYALFSNDMGIDLGTANTLVHVKGQGIVLSEPSVVAVQASTGRVLAVGQEAKRMLGRTPGDIVAIRPMKDGVIADFETVEKMIRYFIAKVHNRTTFVKPRIVIGVPSGITEVERRAVRESAEQAGAREIFLIEEALAAAIGANIPIQEPAGNMIVDIGGGTTEIAVISLGGMVIAESIRTGGDEFDEAIIKYLRNQYNLVVGERTAEDIKLTIGNAFTDKKVDTMEVKGRDAISGLPRTLELDSNEIRKALKEPTDEILDGIKSVLERTPPELAADIVERGIILTGGGCLLRGLELYLSKETGVPVFRAENPLTCVVLGTGRYLDELKYIKPGIR from the coding sequence ATGATTTTCGATAAACTCTACGCACTTTTTTCAAATGACATGGGAATTGACCTTGGCACAGCGAATACGCTTGTGCATGTCAAGGGACAAGGCATTGTTCTATCCGAGCCATCTGTTGTTGCTGTTCAAGCATCAACTGGTCGTGTTCTTGCAGTCGGTCAAGAAGCTAAACGAATGCTAGGTAGAACTCCTGGTGATATCGTTGCTATTAGACCTATGAAGGACGGTGTGATCGCCGACTTCGAAACCGTCGAAAAAATGATTCGATACTTCATCGCTAAAGTTCACAATAGAACAACTTTTGTGAAACCGAGAATTGTAATCGGAGTTCCTTCTGGAATTACAGAAGTTGAGCGAAGAGCGGTTCGTGAATCTGCAGAACAAGCTGGAGCAAGGGAGATTTTCCTTATCGAAGAAGCACTCGCAGCGGCAATTGGTGCCAATATCCCAATCCAAGAGCCTGCCGGTAATATGATTGTTGATATCGGTGGTGGAACGACAGAGATTGCCGTAATTTCCCTTGGTGGAATGGTGATAGCTGAGTCCATCAGAACTGGTGGAGACGAATTTGATGAAGCTATTATAAAATACCTTCGTAACCAATACAACTTGGTTGTCGGAGAGAGAACTGCAGAAGATATTAAGCTGACAATTGGGAATGCTTTCACAGATAAGAAAGTGGACACAATGGAAGTAAAAGGTCGAGATGCAATCTCTGGTTTACCTCGTACATTGGAACTTGACAGCAATGAGATCCGAAAAGCACTGAAGGAACCAACTGACGAAATCTTAGATGGAATCAAGAGCGTTCTTGAGAGAACTCCGCCTGAACTTGCAGCAGACATTGTTGAGCGTGGCATCATTCTTACTGGTGGTGGATGCCTTCTTCGTGGTCTGGAATTGTATCTATCCAAAGAGACGGGAGTTCCTGTTTTCCGAGCTGAGAACCCACTCACTTGCGTGGTTCTTGGAACTGGAAGATATCTGGACGAATTGAAATACATCAAACCGGGAATTCGTTAA
- a CDS encoding Ppx/GppA phosphatase family protein: MKEKNLAAIDLGTNSFHMLIVKVRSDGTTEPIAKEKESVRLGSGSGEYDEIHQDAMDRGIACLKRFKTLADSHKAEIHAIATSALREALNRDIFLNKAKKETGIKIEVVNGLEEARLIYFGILQGLPVFQKRILMIDIGGGSTELLIGEAGDVLFSQSLKLGAVRLTERFFRKDNIEITDVQKCRFHIESVLLPLIPIINKLKPEIIIGSSGSVTSIGSMILAKRGEKRDRLNGYEFTSQELKSVREELNAANTLKKRMKIPGLEEKRGDIIIGGSLVLEEIFNQFNLKKLMISDYALREGIIYDIIKNWKRYEKSNLHGLDNIRAKAIRSIANLYPQGKDHAEQVTHLSLRLYDELSSLHGYGVHEKEFLEAAASLHQIGLAISHSAYHKHSYYIIRNSEQMVGFSNAEIELIALIARYHRKSMPKPKHEEFKVLSGEEQNLVRRLAAILKIADAMNRSQKKIISDLEISIQDKIVVLSLKTLKKSDPHLELYAIEENKDLFEDAYGKTLKVLIGENSKQ; encoded by the coding sequence ATGAAAGAAAAAAATCTCGCAGCAATCGATCTCGGCACAAACTCATTCCATATGCTTATCGTGAAGGTGAGGTCTGATGGAACGACTGAACCCATCGCTAAGGAAAAAGAATCTGTTCGATTGGGCAGTGGATCAGGTGAGTATGATGAGATCCATCAAGATGCAATGGACCGAGGAATTGCTTGTCTCAAAAGGTTCAAAACTTTAGCAGACTCGCATAAAGCAGAAATACATGCAATCGCAACAAGTGCTCTTCGCGAAGCTCTGAATAGAGATATATTTCTTAACAAAGCAAAAAAAGAAACAGGAATAAAAATTGAAGTCGTTAACGGATTAGAAGAAGCTCGGTTAATTTATTTTGGAATTTTGCAAGGACTTCCTGTTTTCCAGAAACGTATTCTTATGATTGATATTGGTGGAGGAAGTACGGAACTTCTGATTGGAGAGGCCGGGGACGTTTTGTTCTCTCAGTCTTTGAAATTGGGTGCGGTCAGACTCACAGAGAGATTCTTTCGCAAAGACAATATAGAAATAACGGATGTTCAAAAATGTAGATTCCATATAGAGTCTGTACTTTTGCCTCTGATACCCATTATAAATAAACTCAAACCAGAAATAATAATCGGATCATCAGGATCTGTCACTTCGATTGGTTCGATGATTCTTGCCAAACGAGGAGAAAAAAGGGACAGATTGAACGGTTATGAGTTTACATCTCAAGAATTGAAATCTGTTAGAGAAGAATTGAATGCAGCAAATACTTTAAAAAAGCGCATGAAAATTCCAGGTCTTGAAGAAAAACGTGGTGATATAATCATTGGGGGATCTTTAGTTTTAGAGGAAATTTTCAACCAATTCAATCTCAAGAAATTGATGATCAGTGACTATGCACTGCGCGAAGGAATCATCTATGATATCATAAAAAATTGGAAACGCTACGAGAAATCCAATTTACATGGACTCGATAATATCCGTGCTAAGGCGATCCGCTCGATTGCAAACCTCTATCCTCAAGGTAAAGATCATGCAGAACAAGTTACACATCTCTCACTGAGATTGTATGATGAACTGTCCTCTTTGCATGGATATGGAGTACATGAAAAAGAATTTTTGGAAGCGGCTGCAAGTCTACATCAGATTGGTCTTGCGATCTCCCATTCTGCCTACCACAAACATAGTTACTATATCATTCGAAATTCTGAGCAAATGGTCGGATTTTCCAATGCAGAAATTGAACTCATAGCTTTGATTGCAAGATACCATCGTAAAAGTATGCCTAAGCCTAAGCACGAGGAGTTTAAAGTTTTGAGTGGAGAAGAACAAAATCTTGTCCGAAGACTTGCTGCTATTCTCAAAATTGCCGATGCAATGAATAGATCCCAGAAAAAAATTATTTCTGATCTGGAAATTTCTATCCAAGATAAGATCGTTGTCTTAAGCTTAAAAACACTAAAGAAGTCAGATCCGCATCTTGAACTCTATGCAATTGAAGAAAATAAAGACCTATTCGAAGATGCCTATGGCAAAACTCTCAAAGTTCTCATCGGTGAGAATAGCAAACAATGA
- a CDS encoding SpoIIE family protein phosphatase has protein sequence MKSTKLKNKSFQIISILILQLLYVQTVLAIPVDLTNDWLYKPAKDLSTVSDDWTQLESLPFSKAIGSVEFQEELRYVTLKKNILITAEDLNAIDQDALSLHIPFISSYYEVYWNGDKISQGGKIEDGKIVGFTLRRHLIAPISRSKIALGDNELRVVIAGYEGHTIDMTAVADNENIRLDTLSSNRKIESERITLMLMFMYFILGLYHLLFFIKRREEQYNLYYALFSVFLAVYIYTRSQAVFELEFLDGLLLKRIEFITVFFIPSFMLFFLDRYFLGKLTTMSRIYFGLLILIAIPTAFGPSQFLNKLLFWWQMSILYVLGHSIVVSVIAIRRKVPDIKRLLIGILVIIACAIWDVGGATGLFKFQNLGLLRFGFFFFVVGIAFILANRFLRVHKAVEELNESLEKKVEERTLELKSSLDEIQSLKVQQDGDYFLTSLLINPLTRNTVQNSIQDFDIQFYAKQKKTFEFRGKHMEIGGDINIVDQLYLKGREYIVFVNGDAMGKSMQGAGGALVLGVIFHSVVTRTNSRKDANFRGPETWLKECYLELQSVFETFDGSMLISVIMGLIDVKTGFMFYVNSEHPWTVLYRDGKAGFLETDLELRKIGTMGLDSEFRVKSIQLEVGDVIFVGSDGRDDLLLGKTDSGERIINEDEKLFLRCLEESQGDLMATVNAILEKGELTDDLSLIRLAYTPDEDITESMRTEIQEHHEYLMMTARGCLRDKDYNAAAMNFALVTDEFPDDLEAYYFASYANKKKKDYQEALNFGERLFLRDPLHIKNLLNLADVHRFLGNFPRASFLLNRIDAIDPDNAMSLKIRQALEISLRQQLEEK, from the coding sequence ATGAAATCAACCAAGCTAAAAAATAAATCCTTCCAAATCATTTCAATTCTGATACTGCAACTCCTATATGTGCAGACTGTCCTCGCTATACCCGTCGACCTTACCAATGACTGGCTATATAAACCAGCCAAGGATCTATCTACAGTATCTGACGATTGGACTCAATTGGAATCTTTACCATTCTCCAAAGCAATCGGATCCGTAGAATTTCAAGAAGAATTGAGATATGTGACGCTAAAGAAAAATATTCTTATAACTGCGGAAGATCTCAATGCTATTGATCAAGATGCACTCAGTTTGCATATTCCCTTCATCAGTTCCTATTATGAAGTTTATTGGAATGGCGATAAAATTTCTCAAGGCGGAAAGATCGAAGATGGCAAAATCGTAGGATTTACACTTCGCCGTCATCTGATTGCTCCGATTTCTAGATCCAAAATTGCCTTGGGTGATAATGAACTAAGAGTCGTCATTGCAGGATATGAAGGTCATACAATTGATATGACAGCTGTAGCAGATAACGAGAACATACGCTTGGATACACTCAGCAGTAATCGAAAAATTGAGTCCGAGAGAATCACTCTCATGCTAATGTTTATGTATTTTATATTAGGATTGTATCATCTTTTGTTTTTTATAAAAAGAAGAGAAGAACAGTACAATCTGTATTATGCGTTATTTAGTGTATTTCTTGCAGTTTATATTTATACAAGAAGCCAAGCAGTTTTCGAATTGGAATTTTTGGATGGACTCTTGTTGAAGAGAATTGAGTTTATTACTGTTTTCTTTATTCCATCGTTTATGCTATTCTTCCTAGATCGCTATTTTCTCGGTAAGCTAACTACCATGTCGAGAATCTACTTTGGATTGCTTATCCTCATTGCAATCCCGACTGCATTTGGACCAAGTCAATTTCTCAATAAATTATTGTTCTGGTGGCAGATGAGTATCCTCTATGTTCTTGGGCACTCGATCGTTGTATCCGTAATCGCGATTCGCAGAAAAGTCCCAGATATAAAAAGGCTATTGATCGGGATTCTTGTGATCATAGCTTGTGCGATCTGGGATGTCGGCGGAGCAACTGGATTATTCAAGTTCCAAAATTTGGGACTATTGCGATTTGGGTTTTTCTTTTTCGTAGTAGGTATTGCTTTTATATTGGCGAACCGATTCTTGAGAGTTCATAAAGCAGTGGAAGAACTCAACGAAAGTCTTGAGAAAAAAGTAGAAGAACGAACACTCGAACTAAAGAGTTCCCTTGATGAGATCCAGTCACTTAAAGTACAACAGGATGGAGATTATTTCCTTACATCTCTTCTGATCAATCCACTAACAAGAAACACAGTACAGAATTCGATTCAAGATTTTGATATTCAATTCTATGCGAAGCAAAAGAAGACTTTCGAATTTCGCGGCAAACATATGGAGATTGGTGGAGATATAAATATTGTAGACCAACTCTATCTAAAAGGGCGAGAGTACATTGTGTTCGTCAATGGTGATGCGATGGGTAAATCCATGCAGGGTGCAGGTGGAGCATTGGTGTTAGGTGTAATTTTCCATTCAGTAGTTACTCGAACCAATAGTAGAAAGGATGCAAATTTCCGTGGGCCAGAAACTTGGCTCAAAGAATGTTACCTAGAATTACAATCTGTATTTGAGACCTTTGATGGATCGATGCTGATCTCCGTTATTATGGGTCTAATCGATGTTAAGACAGGATTTATGTTCTATGTGAACTCTGAACATCCTTGGACAGTTTTGTATCGTGATGGCAAAGCGGGATTTCTCGAGACCGATCTTGAGCTTCGCAAAATTGGAACTATGGGATTGGATTCTGAATTTCGAGTGAAATCAATTCAGCTTGAAGTGGGTGATGTGATTTTTGTAGGTTCAGATGGACGAGATGATCTATTGCTTGGCAAAACTGATTCAGGCGAACGCATCATCAACGAAGACGAAAAACTTTTCTTGCGTTGTCTAGAAGAATCGCAAGGCGATCTCATGGCAACAGTCAATGCAATCCTTGAGAAAGGGGAGCTCACAGACGACCTCTCACTGATAAGATTGGCATATACACCTGATGAAGACATAACAGAAAGTATGCGAACTGAGATTCAAGAGCATCACGAATACTTGATGATGACTGCACGTGGATGCTTGCGCGACAAAGATTATAATGCTGCTGCAATGAATTTTGCCCTCGTCACTGATGAATTTCCTGACGATTTAGAGGCATATTATTTTGCATCATATGCAAATAAGAAAAAGAAAGACTACCAAGAAGCGCTAAACTTCGGTGAGCGGTTATTTTTAAGAGATCCTTTGCATATTAAAAATTTACTTAACCTAGCAGATGTTCATCGATTCTTGGGTAATTTTCCTAGAGCGTCATTTCTACTCAATCGAATAGATGCAATTGATCCAGACAATGCAATGTCTTTGAAGATTAGGCAAGCACTCGAGATCAGCCTGAGGCAACAATTGGAAGAAAAGTAG